From the Hemicordylus capensis ecotype Gifberg chromosome 1, rHemCap1.1.pri, whole genome shotgun sequence genome, the window GTCCAACTGAAACcgagacagggcatcagcgaCGTCATTCTGAAGCCCGGGAACATGTCACGCCACAAATAAAATGTTGGCACGTAAACACTGCAAAACAAAAGTTCTAACTAAGCCCATGACCCGAGGGGACCGTGATGTCTGGGAATTAACAACCTGCACTACTGCCTGATTGTCGCACCAAAACTGAACTGTGGAGTTAGAGAACTCCCCAGCCCAAAGGTGCACTGCTACCACAATGGGGAACAATTCCAAAAAGGTAAGGTCCCTAGTAATACCGGCCCTCTCCCAACCATCTGGCCAACGCCCATAACACCAGCGCCTACGAAAATAAATGCCAAACCCCGCTCCCCCAGCCGCGTCCGAATGGACCTGCAGCTCCGCTTCAACTAGCTGCTCCGCCCTCCAGAATGAAACACCATTAAATTGCTGTAAAAATGTGCCCCAGACTGCCAAGTCTGCCCTAACCCCCTCCGTAAGCCTCACCCTATGGTGAGGAGCCCGCAAACCGGACATCAGGTCGCAAAGGCGCCTCAGAAATTCCCTCCCGGGTACCACCACCCTGCAGGCGAAATTCAAATGACCCACAACCACCTGCAGCTCCTTAAGGGAAACTTTACGCGCTGCCTGCATGGCCCCAATAAGGCCCCGCAGTGTTGCCAACTTCTCCAATGGGAGACGTGAACAACCGACAACCGTGTCCAACTCGATACCCAAAAAGGATAACTTAGCAACGGGGCCCTCAGTCTTCCCCCGGGCCAACGGGACACCCAGCTCGTTGGCCAACTGAATAAAACTCTGAAGCAGGAAGTGGCATTCATTAGAATAAGCACTTCCAGAAAAAAGAAAATCGTCTAAATAGTGAGCTGTGGCCCTAGAACCCGACCTTTCCCTGATAGCCCATTCCAAAAAGgtgctaaaagcctcaaaggctGCACACGAGATGGAACAGCCCATGGGCAGAGCCCGGTCAAAATAATATTGACCCGCAAAGGAAAACCCCAGTAGGTCAAAATCATTGGGATGAACGGGTAACAATCGAAAGGCGGATTCTATGTCACACTTTGCCATTAACGCCCCAACCCCTTGACTCCTTACCATGTGAACAGCCGCATCAAAGGAGGTATAATGAACTGAACACAAATGCTCTGGGATCCCATCATTAACTGACCCCCCTCTAGGATAGGACAGGTGATCTATAAGACGGTACTCACCTGGGGCCTTCTTTGGGACAACCCCCAACGGGGAAACCCTCAAATTATCAAAAGGAGGATGATCAAAAGGACCGGTCACTCTCCCGGCCGCCACTTCCTTACCTATCTTCCTGGCCACTACCAACTCCATCCCTCTAACAGATTTAAGGTTATCGGCCATGAAGGCCACCCTATGAGATAACGAAGGAATCCTAAAACCTTCCTTAAACCCAGAATTCAACAAGGCAGCGGCCCCCTGATTAGGGTAACCCAGTAACAGCTGCTCTAAAACATCCAATTTaattgggctgggcccctttacccAAAGGGGGTCCAGGAGGGCCCCCCTTTTTACTCCCATCGAACTTTGGCTTGCCACCCACCCCAAAGCCCCGAGCCCTGGGGCAGGCAGAGCACAGGTGCTTGGCACCACAGAGGCTACACCCGTGCCTAAACCTACAGGCCTGTCTTCCACAGCGGCCACTGCGATTGTACTCCCAGCAAACCGCCTGGGGTTGAACCTACGGCTGGCCCGCTATGGCGGGAGAAAACAGGGCCACAGCTTTGGATAACAGATGCCCGCTGTCCGATCTATCACCATCCACCGGTCGCGTCGGTGACATGATGAGAACCCATAGCTCCAAATGAGGCGCATCCCATGGCATGGATGGATCCAACGCGGCACGCATCCTAAAATTCTCATCATATCGCACCCAAGCATTGCCAGCAAAATCCGACACAGCACGATGAATAATGTCCATATACTTTACTAATGCCAGGGCTCTGGCCGGCTGTGCTGGAATAACCACCCCCATATAGATCGTAAAACCCGAAAGCCAGTTGTTCCACGACTTCTCAACTGGCTTACGCTTCGTCACAGCGTGGTCTTTACACGACTCACCCTCCTTATGTTTCACCTCTGGCTCTCTAAATAACAAGGAGAATATGTCAACGTATTCCCCCTTTAAAATCTTTTCCTTAGTGGCTGGTAAAAGGTGATCACCTAAAGGCAACCCCACTGCCCCATACGGAGAATGTTGAGGTGTAGGCAGAACCCCCCTGGGATACCAACCTGCAGCCTGCATGGGCGTCATCCCGAGTCCACCGGAGGCAGGCACGACTCCTTGCCACACCTGCtcagccaccccctgagtattAGGTCCCACTCCTGGCATAGGACCCATCAACCCCCCTGGGTATGTATGTGTGATCCCCCACGGGGCAGAGCCCCAACCCCCAGCAGCTGGTATCAGCCAGGGAAACCACGGCCACTGGCCGGTACCACCGTGTGGTGCAAAAGGTCCAAGCTCACCCGGCTGAGTAACCGATGACATCTCCCCTGCTGCCGAAAACTCCTCCTGCTGCAGAGCCCCTGGAACTGCTGCATCGTCAGGAACCACCACAGGCAGCTCGCCCTGACCGCTAAGACTCTCTTCCATGGCTTTCAATCTGGTGGATAAAGAATCGATCAGCTGAGTCCTTGCAGCCCCCCGAGTCCGCCCGAGAGTCCTGCCTCCTTTACCAGAAGGCCCTGCCCCTTTATCCAGCGGAAGCGCCTTGGACCTCTCCAAAGCTTCCAGCCGTTGTATCATCCCCTTAATAAGGGTCATTtcctcatcatcctcatccgagGATGATAATTGGGGTGCAGGCTGTTTAGGAGGCTTGACCGGTTTGCCCCCAGCTTTTCCTTTCGCCTTCCTAGGAGgcatgcttgcttgtttgtttttattaattataattattattttattatattagtTTATGTAATACGCAATAATACGTGTACAATGCACACGCTCAGATAATTGTATGACGGTCCCAAACATCCAACGCCTGAGCTAAAGCAGTCAGCCGCACTGACCACGCAGCCACTCCCAGCAAGCCCAACAGGGACCGAGAAAATTCCCGCCAAAAAGGCTGTCAATCAAATGCCCGCCAAAAGAACTGTCACTCCCAATGGCCCGTAGGCCCGAAACAACCTCCCAGGGAGTCCCAGACACCCCCTGTAGGGCCAACTAGATAGCCCCACTGCCTAGGGGGACAAATGCACCGCAGCCACGGCCGCCGACCGACCACCCAACCAAAGGCCTAATCCCAGGCCCCCAGCTAGCCCAACGAGCCCACCAACCGGCTGATGCTGCCGCTCCACGCGGCACAGAACAGGCCCAAATCGGCCAAAAATGCCACCGCAGCCGCAGCCGCCAACCCCCAACCTGAACTCCCGGGTCCCGCAGGCCCAAAGGGCCGAAAACTGGCCGCCCCACGTCGCGGCCGCAGCCGCCAACCCCCACCCGACCTCCCGGGTCCCGCAGGCCCCAAGGGGCCGAACACTGGCCGCCCAACGCGGCCCAAACACAGGCCTAATGGGCCGAAAATGCTGCCGCAGCCGCCGACCACCAACCCGACCGCCCGGGTCCCCACTCCCCTACGGTCCGAGTCCGGACCAGCAAACCACCGAGAGGAGCTcgggcacagagctcctctctcatgAAAAACTTGGGCCGAACTGAAGAGCAAGGGCGGGGAGACGCCGATAACGGCCGTCAAGCCCCGCCCCTCCGGCCCAATAGCCAACCAGGCGTCTCTTTTGCCTGTTGCCGGGGCTGGGACAAATAGCCCTCCCCAGGCAACGAGGCCAGAGGAGGGGCAttctagctcacccatcttgacttggaggcttctggcattggcatataagcatctatGTGCTGAATCTCTTGCCTGGTGTGagctatctttcttatggccatttgatctctttcaCCAGCTaacacatccttctgtctgctctttacctggttgTATTCGGTTTCCTTCTGGGTTAGGGTTAGTCTCAAAACTttagggatggcatttgccaaactgggtagtgcccagctcctgttggctatcattttaaaagctgccctgcagaggcgtaactagggaaaacggcgcccagggcaagcactgaaatggcgccccccccaccgcgcccccccgcccccccaacatactacattatacttaggtttttcctcacaagtgtccgccgccgctgccaagccaggccactgactggccaccaggcgccagcaaagcaatgcaggGGGGcacaggtggcgcggaagggaccgctcgtggggaagggggcaccgacgcgctcccttgactgctgcagcactgctgcactgagcaggaaacatttgtattaacaaaaaatttaaaaattttttaaaaaaaattggtcatggcggcgccccccacgtgaccagaaaagatggcgcccggggcacgtgccccccctgccccccctatagttacgcctctgctgccctgtgacctttttgattttaagtgccagcagtctggttccatcttggttcaagtggagcctgttcATTTTGTACAGGCTGATCTTgttccaaaatgtatcccagtgcctaacaactCTTAACCCCTCcttccagcaccaccatctcatccacacattgagatccctcagcaTTGCCTGTGTGGCCCAGGTAGCACatgaaacagcatgctggccctgcatgtggaacaggtagcatttcttagaatgctactttgggggtcctggatttcaatatgctacctagcagctgAAAatttgcttccaggacctcctgactacatttcccaacatcatttgtgccaatgtgcaccacaaaagctgactccttcccagcactgcctaacagcctatctataTGCTGTGTgctgtctgcaaccttcacatcAGGCAGGCgagtcactgtgcagtctacacatgggtcacagacccacCTCTCTATACCCTTAATGaccaaatcacccactactaggaggcccccaccccctggagg encodes:
- the LOC128347977 gene encoding uncharacterized protein LOC128347977 isoform X2 produces the protein MEESLSGQGELPVVVPDDAAVPGALQQEEFSAAGEMSSVTQPGELGPFAPHGGTGQWPWFPWLIPAAGGWGSAPWGITHTYPGGLMGPMPGVGPNTQGVAEQVWQGVVPASGGLGMTPMQAAGWYPRGVLPTPQHSPYGAVGLPLGDHLLPATKEKILKGEYVDIFSLLFREPEVKHKEGESCKDHAVTKRKPVEKSWNNWLSGFTIYMGVVIPAQPARALALVKYMDIIHRAVSDFAGNAWVRYDENFRMRAALDPSMPWDAPHLELWVLIMSPTRPVDGDRSDSGHLLSKAVALFSPAIAGQP
- the LOC128347977 gene encoding uncharacterized protein LOC128347977 isoform X1, whose amino-acid sequence is MGVKRGALLDPLWVKGPSPIKLDVLEQLLLGYPNQGAAALLNSGFKEGFRIPSLSHRVAFMADNLKSVRGMELVVARKIGKEVAAGRVTGPFDHPPFDNLRVSPLGVVPKKAPGEYRLIDHLSYPRGGSVNDGIPEHLCSVHYTSFDAAVHMVRSQGVGALMAKCDIESAFRLLPVHPNDFDLLGFSFAGQYYFDRALPMGCSISCAAFEAFSTFLEWAIRERSGSRATAHYLDDFLFSGSAYSNECHFLLQSFIQLANELGVPLARGKTEGPVAKLSFLGIELDTVVGCSRLPLEKLATLRGLIGAMQAARKVSLKELQVVVGHLNFACRVVVPGREFLRRLCDLMSGLRAPHHRVRLTEGVRADLAVWGTFLQQFNGVSFWRAEQLVEAELQVHSDAAGGAGFGIYFRRRWCYGRWPDGWERAGITRDLTFLELFPIVVAVHLWAGEFSNSTVQFWCDNQAVVQVVNSQTSRSPRVMGLVRTFVLQCLRANILFVA